aagtttaaaataatttaagtttctgCCAAACAGATTTTACGGCTGGAAACGAACAAACAGTACCTACTTCCGAACAATACGACTTGAGACATGATTTCCTTCGCACATCTGCATCCCAAACCAATGGTCCACAAAATGCAGGACTACTGAATTTACGGACATAGTACTGCCAAAGTTTCCAACTGTCAAAACAAATTGCACATAAAACTTGTTATTCAATACATCCGATTCTGAACCTAAAATTTGTAGGTTAAGGTCTCGTTTCGATTAACTAGTGTATAATACACTCGATATAGTTATTGGAGTAATGTCTAAAGTACAAAGTGAAGTAAAATGGTTTGGACAAGCGAACAACTAGATGCAGTGGGCCATCTTATGTTCTTAGCATTTTATAGTATCGgtcgttttgttattttttaaatttttggatattaataatttaaaatatactggtCTCTATAAGTGTTTTTGTCATTTGactatattgaataatatgtatataatatggctatgttcataaaattaaatttgcaaATTGTCTGtatcactttaatataaattgtttacacggaaaaatgaaaatatcagAAAACATTTTGCTGatgaataattttcttcatactttttgttgtttatCAAAAAGATCTTATCAAGAAACGAATAAAGGAAAGAATgtccatattaaaatacacaaagagggccaataataaattttccacaTCAAATATTTGAGTGCGAATACAATTACAGTTTAAATTCGCAAATGGAAAGCatagctttaaattaaattttcaagcgCGTTACTTTCGAGAAGATAATAAATTCAGAAACAAATTGTTGCTATCTTCACGAATGGCGTtaagtatttgtttatattacaggtacaaagatataaaaatattgaatagcAAAAATAATCGCAGAGTAAAAAAACCAGTGAttctaaaagataaaaaaaaatggaaaagaAGGAAGCAAAGGAAATATGTTTCGATTGTTTTTCCTACTCTGACAAGTTTGGTGTGACTTTACtttgatgaatatttaaaattcaacataatataatcaaaatgaaaAGCGCATGGAAACGTAATTCCAATACACCtgattaagaatataattctGCAAATTTTTTGTCGGTTAAGCTATAATGTTCAGAACGGTGTTATAGATGGCAAATTTACGCgaagattaatattaacacgaccataaaataaaactctatTTGTGTGTCCTTGATGTTAATAAGtttcttcatataaatttttatttgatactttttatatcattataaaaccaatttcaGTAAGTTTCATAGATTTAGAtccttgaaaaaaatatttattatacatcatGGAAGACATTTCCAGATGAGttcgtgttttatttatctgcGTTGGGTTTCCTGTTCCAGGAACATAAAGAAATGAGAtccatcaaaatatattagataaaCGACAGGTTATCTATTACGTTAGAAAGATATTGTTTACCGTTACAATTTTTAGGACATAGACAAGTTCCACAGTAATCATTATGAAACAAacttatgaaataaagaaCTCTGAATGTCATTCCTATAACAAATGCCTGTTATAtcaataacataatatgaCTATAACAATAGTCACGCatgaaatttctattttattacacgtgttaattgttttatgaggTTGTTTtgcattacaaattataacaacGTTCCAAACTAGCTGTTCCGATTGCATAATACTATATCCATATAAACAAcatttgaaacattaaaatatgtactatTCCTAAACAGGAAACAGATTCTGGCTTCAGTAAATAGTCTCTGTAAATATACGCTTTTCATTCCTGTTCTGCGCTGCCTGAAATTGCTAtcgtaattttattgtattgcaactaaattaaatactatttatgcATTTCCTGTCAAACCAGACTTTTTGTTTTGAGGCACTTCTTTTATACATAGAATTTTacgttatataaaagattttttgtgGGAAAACAAGATAgttatttgtgaatattataatagatcaATCATATTTCTTTTCAGTAAAACTGtctacattttgttattatttcttttcctATTTTtgcttactttttttttctataaaacaataataagttaaaatttaactagTGTATTATAGATTCACATATCTAAAAAATTCCTTCAAACGAATACCagtactattaatttataaatgggAACAAAAATCGGCaaactttcaaaatataagtgGTGTCTAATTTACGAACTTcttgtgttattatttgtcCCTTGTAGGCACGTTTTGATAGTATATTACACAATTATTAATGGACAAACTTTACAGAAAAATCTGTCAACAAcagaagaaataaatgtcttctattattaaaatattaatatttgtttcaattcaaatttattaacgaaGAAGTTAAAATCGGATATGCataaagcaatttatttttaacttgattttttaaatgccGATACTCAAACCTTTatgtatcttttatatttaatttaatgtaatacagTAAGGAGTATAGTATTTTAACATGGCAACAGCACATAaagaactataaaatatattccttaatatagtaacataattttaaaaattacgttaAATACTATACAAACTTATTTTCGTCCAGCGCTGACACAAAAAAGACGTACATATAgaatttttcactttttatatgtatccTTAAGAgttctttacaaatttaaaaaatggaaCAGGAATTCTTTAAAGTGGCTACTACATGTGAAGAGTACTTGGAGCACTTGCAAGCAATGACCAAGCTTTTACGCTCACGAGCTGTGGTTTAAGAAACCTTAATGCaatcctttaaatattatcgaaaaaatatatctttttgaacattatttaataatttatattattttaatttgtgtcccttctttgtaaaattttgaaattatggtTAAGGATCctaaaaatgtttgaatgaATCCTTGtaattatgttacatttaaactttaattaagataTCATAAAAGAAGAATATcccttcatcatcatcattcaTCATCAGCTCACTGCTGAgcaaggcctcttctcacatggagaaagtcagagcattaatcaccatgcttgctcaagacgggttggcgatttcaatcttataatttgaaattataagaccaggtttcctcacgatgttttccttcaccgtccgtcagtggtgtctaaatactcttagaaagtaaatatgattcggaaaaggtcgcattggtacttgccaggtttcgaacccgcgccctcacgcatAAAAGGCGGgtcttttaacctccaggccaccacgacttttaaTATCCCTTAACTTGCACATTCATAACCGATACTGATAGAGAGGTTTGACATTTGATATCATTCAAAATTCCAACTAAGAGaggttttcaaaaaaatattaacactttaggaatgaaataaaagttgaaaGTTTGTATGGAAATACTTTTACGAAAGCTacgattttcataaaacttcgGACTCCTACtttcaaaaacatttcattGAATGCTACTCAAAGTTTATTGGAATCCAACTTATTTTTCTTCGGATTTTGGATTTCCTCGGATTCAAAATAAGCGTTAAAAGTTTGTATGGACTTTTTTAATCATCGACtgtgttaataaattcaatgcgAGTATCATAGTCTTTTTTCAGTCACTTCAATGGATTCTAAGGGTGATCGGCTTCAAATGCtatgaaatgtattattagaaatcctaaatataaataacaggtCATGTGTTTCTTGGTTGCTTGAAAAACATGCCCCGGGATAGTTTAATAAGTATTCATAGTTTATATGggatgtaattttaaaaatactccGATTGCTAAGATACTTACTACCCACGCAGCTAAAAACCGAATTCTTAAAAGATATCAAAATGCTTATTAACGTAACTAacgtatacttttttttaatttagtcgtaggaattattttactattagtTTAGTAGAAaggttttaaaagttatttgaaatcCTACTGATTAGTTTGTGTTATATAAGCCGACTGAGTGGAGAAGATATAGACTAATGTACATATGTGaaggtattaaaatttgtagataaaatattacctatcattttttttaaatggaatCTTTAAACGTGAGTAATAAGTTAAAACTTCACACTATCGAACCTTTATAGACCAGTCAATCTAGAGCTAAAAATGAGAGCGAAGGTACATAAATTCGTATCGAGCTGAAAATCAGTaagattgttaaaaatatgattaaaaataaaatttgaaagttCCCCATCTTTCCCCTGtatggaaaaatttaattcaacttCAAACGTAAAATATCGAGTTTTTCGAGATTTTCAGCGAAACGGTaagttttgtcataaaatatctctgacaaaaattttagattttaaaatatctacaaaaaatttattaataccttTTTTCCTACTAGCCAccgtttttgatatataacgtatttaaaaagttgttaTCGTCATAATATGCACGAGTGCGCCACGTACATAAAtctcttgaaatatttttctgttagtGACtgtaatttatacttaaaaataaaatatacaatagcCGGTAAAGGGACAAGCTTCTAAGACTTTGCTGTCCTGTCTTGCAACATTTTGCGATGTTaatttgttatgtaattaattgataCTTGATTGATGATTGATGATACACCTACTCAGCGTTCTGTTTCACTTTGAAAACTTTTCAccttatgagatctaagattttcgcgagtattcatttaaatgaaactagtgttattcggatttactacgcggattttattatttaaaccagctcgtctgcccgtgaccacggttgctgcaaagtaaccgaaacgtcgggattatgtagtttttaaataataaaatccgcgtagtaaatccgaataacactagtttcatttaaacttttcCACTGTTACAGAGGACAAAGCCTCTAAtcggtaataaatattaatctaaaGAAAAGCCGAAACAGCAAGACATCAACACAAAATCCTGAATGCCACACAGCCATTGTATTCAagtatcaaaaaatttttgcCTCTAGTCCACAGTACTGCTGTGGCAGACTAATATAGGGAAAATCCTGTCCATCCTGTTTTTGCTACATAAGTCAAAACATTTCTCTGGACTTCTGTACGATCCACaagttacttataaaattgacACAAAAATGCTGCTTGATGAAGTGgggtatatatgttttattaagcaCTAGATTggaaaaaatatgcatatttaaaatttcctttcCTTCAACTTTCGAGACAAGAGCAGTTGCATCATTTGATTGGCAACCTTCTCCTTTCTAAGCTGTAATAATTTTCAGGTGCTAAATCAGTACTGCCAACCACTAGTGAGGAAAGAATGGTAAAggatttactttaaataataatggaaaTAGTTTTGTAATTCTGTATAATCCAGTATCTTTTAGAAGTCTCGTAATTGTCTTAATATAGTATTcgtaattcattatatatagttatatattattaataaaggcAATAGTTTATAGCACCCGTTGTGTCAAGGTGTCAAACCAAGCAATCCAGTCCAATTGAATAGGGTGAGTAACAGATATACAAATTCTATCAAGAGTTCTTCTTCCAAATACGTAGTTGGTAATTTAcctggaaaaatataaattactagtatagggttttccaatagggacgcttgaactttgacagctgattgcggccatgttgtttgagtgacagctgtcaaatgcagtgtgttatattcattccgtcctcccaaaccaccatggcaggttacagtgtcgagcagcacgtgcaaatcataaaattgttttatgaaaatgggtcttcagttcgagcaacgttccgcgcacttcgcccgttttacggtcgcgatgatcgtcctgccgagtcgactatccgtcgattggtggacaaattcgagtcaaccgggtcagttaacaatcagccggttcccgtgcgtcaacgtaacgcgagatctgccgagaatatcgccgctgtgcgcgacagtgtcctcgaaaacccgcggcagtcaattccgcgtcgcgcacaggaactcggcctttcgcagacgacaacttggcgaattttgcgttgtgacttgagcctgcacccgtacaagatccagctgacccaagagctcaaggttaatgaccatagacagcgccgtgtgttcgctgactgggcattagagcagttggaagttgacgccgattttggcaaaaaaatcatcttcagcgacgaggcgcatttttggatgaatggctatgtcaacaagcaaaattgccgtatttgggacgagaccaatccacacgaggttcaccaagtggcaatgcacccgcagaaagtgactgtttggtgcggattttgggccggaggcgtgattggtcggtattttttcgaaaacgataatggtgtggccgtcaccgtcaatggtgagcgataccggtcgatgataaccaacttcttttggcctgaaatcgagaatatggatctggacaacatgtggtttcaacaggacggcgctacgtgccacacagcacacgctacgatggaagttctgcacgagcaatttctggacatggtcatctcgcgcggaggcgacgtgaactggccaccgagatcgtgcgatttgaccccgctggactttttcttgtggggttttcttaagtcgcaggtctatgccaacaagccgcaaaccaccgatgccctcaaagtcaacatacgccacgccatcgatcaaatacagcccgatttgtgcgccagagtcatcgaaaattggacctttcgtgtgcgcgccaccaaccaaagccgtggcggtcatttgaatgatgtcatatttcatacataatggggtcgatagaccttccaaataaaaaaaaatttcgcaaatatctttcctacatgtatttttttttgcatttcaaagatcaagcgcccttaatggaaaaccctatactaACTGAcccaaagattttaattttagaactGGCGATCCTTAGACATAAGACGTTTCAAAAGATacctaatatttaatatattttttcattagaaatgcttaaatatttgtttacagGCTGTTTTTTAAACCTCCAAAAGTattgactttttatttcacacaGAGTTTAATAGACAATGGACATGGTCCAAAGTATTTTCCGAgacctttttttttagtcaTACTATCTTGGGACAAAGAACGTTCAATACAAGGAACAATTGGACTTAAACTGCAATTTGTTCAAGTGATAGGAAACTGGCGATTTATTTTACGAGGTATTTTATGACATGACACCAGAATATTGGATGACATAACGTATAATATTCATGATTGACGATAAccccttaaatatattattttctttactcaataaaattatttatttaccttataCTTAAAAGCATCATACCAgtaacgttatatttttttggtatacaTATGCAtaactacatattaatttttaacataattaatttctcgATTCAAgtacaatattatatgaagaGGTAAATATGTTCTAGTAACATCTCGCTGTTCCCATTGACATTGGATGGTGACAAATCTTTGGTtgaatacttattatatttcattaacattcataatataattaacaattacaAAACGCTACTtcttatatttcaaatcaCTTTACATTAAAACTGCGGCGAGCGATCTCGCACGTTTCGGTCAAAGAAGACTTTAATATGAGTGCTTcggatatttttctataaaacaagAATTATTTCCACCTCAGACtaaaaacgttttaatttGAATCGTGTAATTTGTACACCTTAAAAAGAAACTCCGCGGGATATaaaggaatttaattttataaatccgGCCAACGGAGtcggtattttatttataaaattgacgCGCGTGGCGCttcttattacattttactaCTGTctgatattatgtataaaattttatatatgccaGTTACGTTACAGTGTAAGAGTGCAATAAATGGCATTGAATTGTTAAAacataagttaattttttatccacgaaatgaaagtaataaagttttttaaaatctgaTCATTTAGATGTGAAAGTTTGTAAgcttgtatgttttttattaatttcatggGCTGATTCGATCTATTTAATGTGACTGATTGATCAATATAGCAAAAAAATGTGCGGTAGCTATGTGATGGATCTGTTtgtcaacaaaatatatgtacgaCAAACTTAACCAGTGTGAATATCAAGTCTATTAAAAAccgatgaaaaaattaatcatgataataaaaataatgtgctTTAATTAGGCGTTTTTGTTgacaaattattcaatttttcAAGATCATCGtcattgcaaaatatattgacGTTTGAGACGGACAACGTGAAGTTTTATGTCCATTCCTCTTCTCTAAACATTTGTCacttaaataagtaaaatttacgtACGTCACTTgctacaaagaaatatttgaagttaCATAGTGCCCAAATCCATCAATACCATCTAATGATATGTATAATCCTCAATTAAGTTTATACCTATAAATCAAGTAACATTCCTTATTCATAATGAAATTCAACAAAACCTAATTTACCTCTTTTGTTTTTTCCTTCCTAACacaagtgaaaaaaataaaaaaaaaaaaattaaaatcaacgCGACTATTAAAACTAAGAAGAtacagcaataaaaaaaatttggttgtATTAAAAAGATGTTGTACTGTCAGTGAAAACAAAGAACCTTTGAAGACCACGGAGTATAATTAACAGTCAGAGATGTATGTTTTGTTTCTACCGCTTAAGTAACAATGTCTTTgacctaatataaaataaacttatccCGATTACTTTGTTCCTCTTTTTATCTTAGAACCAATTTAATGTATcactaaatatttcttttaaaactttaagtgTCTTCCGAAATAAATTcttagaaacaaataaaatacattttggtTATAATATAACCTTCCTAAATTAATGTTCTGTATTGAGATAAAAGAATTTACTTCATATACCTTTATACGGAATTTCAAAGTTTACGGAGTGtagtacaaataaaacaaacgttGTAGATACTTCCACGAAAAATGTTATCATACTAGAGAATGGGgacatatatttacaatagaaTATCGCATTAcactgaaaattaataaaagtattcacataactcaattttaaataagtttcttttttaacaTCAACTCTGTATCGTTAAAGAGGTATTGGGAAGGtatgagattaaaatatttaatatgcaaaTTGAATTATACGTATTCAATTAAGCAAAAgccatttaattaaaatttccataACAGATTATTGTTGATTTGTATAAcgattattattgaaatctattataaaaaatatcctcaCTTTATACTTTTGAAATTTAGTAAAGCATATGACGACCtatattaacatttctataaatatgtactaaaCGAACGTTTACAgcacaaaaaacttttatatatagaagataaatatataattcagaaAGTTATCGCTCAAAAGACCTATCAAATTTATGTCTAGTTAGTTTTATCAACTCTGAACGCAGACTACAATGAAGTCGTTAGGAGCAATGGAGGAATGCCATTTTGCAGGAAAGGAAAttcttttaaagattttcCACAATAGGTAGTAGTTATGCTGGTTTGCTGAAACTACTATCTTTTATATACTCTTGCAATATTatctatgataaaattatatcctagttttagttatatattacatcGATACAGAAAATTGCTATgttgataaatatgtaaatattatgtggCTTAGTCaacgttttaataaacttatattaattttgaggaaaaatataagacaaataacataaatttatcacaCTAACTTTAATATGTCGTGAGAGTATTCAAACGTGTTGCTTTTAACAATCAAAGTCTTTTCAAAGTACCTGCATTATGTAATATCAATTTTCCAATAtggttaaattatataattttatcaatcgTGACGAAAGTGCAAGTTActtgaaatatatacttatgtaaatataaatgctgAAACAAATGAAGTAAGTGCAAAAAAAAGGgaagaacataaattatatccaTGGAaattgtaacattatatttgaattaagttTTCAGGCATGTTAAGCTATGGCTCTTGAGGCTACTGCAGAACAGGCTTCTTACATTAGTACAAAACTAAACAAACATCCTAAAACTAAAGTCAACAATACAGATAGTACAACGAGATATAAACGAATTAGAGAAACAACCAAGACAAGAAACtctgcaaaaatatataagataaggAACAATTACAAAGATAATCTTGCAAAAGAATCGAACGCAATGGAATCTTACTTCACACAATACCAAATCCCACAAGCCTACAATTTTCCTGTAATAGTTACAGAATGGAATCCATTAATGAGTACATTGAAAGTTCCAAATGTGTATACCTCTCCTTTACATAACATACCAATGACAATAATATCTCCGCAAATAATAACTCCGCTGTGCCCATACAAATGTCCTATAATTTCACCAGATCCACTGCTTGCTCATGTTGTTCCTAATATAGTAATTAGTGACGTAATACCAGTTGGATGTAATCTATATAGCCCTGAAAATGAACCTATACTTAATAATGTCCAAGAAGCTATAGTACCAGCTGTAGATATTGAGAGTTTTCaatctaattataatacacatgAAGATGTTCTAGCTACACAAATAGCAGAAGCGACTATTGATGAATCTGTAAAAGAGGCAAAAGATTTAGTAGAATACTACTTAGCCCTGCCAAAGGATCTATTTCCTAATGCACGGATGTTAGCAATGGACCCGAATTTCATAATAGATGAATTCTGCAAAATACCTGATATAAGTGAAGACGTTTCATGGATATTAGATTTAGAGTTCGGTATACCAAGAGCACCAGTTACCAGGGCCATAGCCGTTTACGATGTCAAATTTAACAGTATCCATTGCAAGAACACTCCCCGAGCAATTCATCCCGGTTTTGAGAAATGTCACGAGGACTTTAAACGGGTGCTGCTCTTCTATTACGACTGTATCGTATCTACTTGGTACAAcggatatattattatgaattatgacAGATCCGTGGAGAATTTCCAGTCATGGCTGCTGATACCAATGCAGATGTTTGGAATGTGTTGGCCCTAGCATGCACGCATGAAATGTAATCATAAGATTAAGCATGGTATGTTATAATTACgatgaatgtaaataaatattgtcattactatttttatggctatattttaataaaggatGAATGCAACTACGTTTATTCCTCAATGAAAacctattattttatgtttgattaaattacaacgtaattaaattacacaGACGTTCCAGTAATGAGCTTTATGTTGACACTCGTTGGTGACGATATACACGATGATATTTCTTTGATGTGGAtgtaatttcattttgaatttctcTTGTCGGTATCACCTATGCGACCCACATTAACGAGGTAGCATTTATACTAATCGGAGGCGTGATATTTAcgattcaaaatttaaaatgtcataattttaaaacgggttctaattaaaatattgatttaacatgttttaaacttttcaaatacatgaccattaaacattattatattatttaaaaagtgtgaCAGTTTTAATTCCAAGAACTTATCACGATTTGAGCAAGCATCGGGgcgataaaatgtaaataagctTCATCTGCTAATAGTTGAAATGGAATGTTTCCCGTATCGAGGAAtccaacaaatttaatataatgaccACAGCCACGTTTCGAATTAATGCCGTTCTGTAATTAGCGGGTTTGCCTTCAATCGATAGCATAATGCGTTTGATTACTACCTCTTATCAtggttgaatttttatttatcagctACATTCATACACGGTTACTGAATGTGTagatgaatgaaaataaataatgtgtattattttaatgtttaatcatTAACAATAGCACTGTGCAAACCAACATTGcgtcaacaaaaataaactcttaatttaaacaattctttatagaatatacataatataaacatcactggaatataatttctaaatgcacttacataaaaacaaaatgtgattTGGTAATTTTCACATTCTTgtctatttttcttatatttacctatacaataatattacgatataataaaagatacatTTGATCTTACGAATACAAAATCACTTAaactattgtataatatgttacGTTGAGATAGGGATTAAAGATGATTCaatgatatttacaaaaaacgaTTTGTGTATtagatgtaataaataattaatactgcGAACACAACATAAGTTTTTACGgcaagaaatatttacatcttaaaataaagaaagatatttgaataacaaaactataacTAAAACTACTACGATAATACAAATTAGATGCAAAAACATAATGTGggatataatgaaatttacaatgtttacattaaaataaattgatattttatttacattagatATGATCCGtgaatgataattatattgattgtaAACAAGCAGTGATTGAGTTTAAGGGCGTTTATTAATGTCCATACCAGTAAatattgcaaattat
This genomic window from Danaus plexippus chromosome 14, MEX_DaPlex, whole genome shotgun sequence contains:
- the LOC116769600 gene encoding uncharacterized protein LOC116769600, which encodes MLAMDPNFIIDEFCKIPDISEDVSWILDLEFGIPRAPVTRAIAVYDVKFNSIHCKNTPRAIHPGFEKCHEDFKRVLLFYYDCIVSTWYNGYIIMNYDRSVENFQSWLLIPMQMFGMCWP